In the genome of Paramisgurnus dabryanus chromosome 18, PD_genome_1.1, whole genome shotgun sequence, one region contains:
- the trarg1b gene encoding trafficking regulator of GLUT4 (SLC2A4) 1b — translation MAINTDAPHATGALGESAALQSSDFGDTQKLLDISTQELKGELNHKPDNDSVKSLQTDQNEHEEKVGTEPLSESRGSFSRASSPTPDEPEPCSFIWLAVISCFCPAVPINVFALYFAHMARSMIQAKDYEGGKRLGRLSLLLSVVSIFVGLAIVLYLTITGF, via the exons ATGGCTATCAATACGGATGCCCCTCACGCGACAGGTGCGCTGGGAGAGAGCGCCGCGCTTCAGTCCTCTGATTTCGGGGACACCCAAAAACTTCTTGACATCTCGACCCAAGAGCTGAAGGGTGAATTGAATCACAAGCCGGATAACGACAGCGTTAAGTCTCTTCAAACGGACCAGAATGAACATGAGGAGAAGGTCGGCACCGAACCGCTCTCTGAATCCCGGGGCAGTTTCAGCCGCGCCTCGTCGCCCACACCCGACGAGCCCGAGCCCTGTAGTTTCATATGGTTGGCCGTGATCTCATGCTTCTGTCCTGCGGTCCCCATAAACGTGTTTGCGCTTTATTTTGCGCATATG GCTCGCTCCATGATACAAGCAAAAGATTATGAAGGTGGCAAGAGACTTGGACGTCTGTCTTTGTTGCTCAGTGTCGTTTCCATCTTTGTGGGTCTGGCTATAGTCCTCTATCTGACGATAACAG GGTTTTGA